DNA sequence from the Pseudomonadota bacterium genome:
AGTCGCGATTGTGCTGAGTTAGCTTATCCGCTCGTACCAATTGGAGCGCACTGTGGGCGGCTGCCCCCTGTTCCTGAGCGGCGATCAGGGTCCCAAGCATCTCAGAGGGAACTTGAGTATGGCTAGAGCCCTTAATAATAAGGTCAACTAGGGATGGTGAGATGCTTAAGAGCCTTCGAAAAAGAGCAACCTCAGCCTGAGCAGCAGCTAGAAGCAGCTCGGCTCTTGGAGCTCTAAGCTCTAGGGGATTGGTAGGGGGCATTGCCGATAAGGGCGCAATGGGGCCCTGTTTGCCTGACACGGATGATAGGTGCTTGCTCATATAACTGGTAATATAACATGTAACTATTCACTCCGGTATAAACTTGTTGTTGGTTAAAAGGATTCAATCTTGCGATCGGTCCTAAAGGCACCCCTTTCTTGACGTCTCTTGATCGGAGACGCTCATTTTAGGAATAAATAGTTGCGATAAGTATCTTATAGCCCAGATCCGCGCTGAAATGTTGAAAATTGCCAGCAATCCTCAACTTTCGGTGTTTGAGCCCCGAAGTTCGTAAAGGTAGTATCGATGTTATCGAGCGGGGTCCAATCGATCGGCTCTGAGACCATCTTTCCCAAAAATGGGCGTGAGATCTCAAGGATCTCCTCGTGATCAATATCGTCCGGTAGGCAGAAGCCCCTGGTTGGATTTTTAAGCATCCAGAGCACCGCTGCAATCACCGAGATGGCGACCTGCACCGTAGTAGCGTTTTGGTGTGGCACGAGTCGGCGCGCCTCCTCAATATCAAGGATGCTGCCGGTCCACCACGACTTAAAGTCGTGCCCCATCAGCAAGACCCCGAGCTCATCCTGCCCACTTATAATCTCGTCGCTAAGTATCCTCTGGTCGCTTTGCAACTTGTACTGTCGCATACGCAGTTCGTATAGAGAGGCTATGGCAGCATCTGATGGGCAGTAGACGTAGTGTACCGTTGGTCGATAGACGGCCCTGTTGCCCTCCCAAACGGTAAGGTGGTCCGAGATTCCAAAGGCCTCGCCATGCCTGATAACCATGCCGAGGATCGGGCCACTTGGGACCCAGGAACGAGCAAAGGTATTCATTCCGAGCGAGGAGAGGCAGATCTGATTGCATGGACCATCTTCAAATACTACGGCTCCAGGAGGGAGGCTTTTTTCGTGCGTGCCCCACCCCATCTCAGCCGGAGCTACCCCCTCTTCGTAGAGACCCTCGATGCTCCAGGTATTAACGAATTCATTAACGCGCCGCGGCACGCTGCTGTCCTGGGAGTCCCTTTCGCTAATGTGAATCACCTGAACCTGCGCAAGGCGCGCCATGCGTTTAAAATCTTTGGCTGCGAGTGCTGCCTTGAGGTCCTGCACGCGTGGATCGTGTGGCTTGCACTCGAGTAGCTTTTGGGTGATGCCGATCAGGGCATGTTTGGTAAAGTGGGAGACGAGCCCAGGATTTGCTCCATGATCAACTATGGCGGAGGGACCGTTGTTTGAGCCCCATTTTTGAACAAGGGCCCGCAACTCCATCTGCCGGCGATAAAGCGTATAGTTGCGGGGGTCCTGGCGCGCCCTATCGGCGTAGGGGTCCCATTTTTCAACCGAAGTGTTAATGAAGAGAACCGAACGCTCGCGACACCATTCAAGCATCTCAAGGGTCTCTATATTCCAGGCGAGATCGATCAGGATATCACCGGCTTTAAGGTACTGCCCCAGAATCTCAACAAGATTGTCCGGGGTTATTCTTTGCTGAACGTAGGTAACGCCGCGTTCAAGCAGCTCCTTGATACGGGCCCGATTGTCGACGAAATCGATAACGGTTATGTGCTCATACGGTACATCGAGCAGTTGTGGCAGGAGTGGCAACGTGCACTGTGATACAGAACCACATCCGATAACTAGGATACTACCCTTAAAGATAACCTTGGCCATTCATTGTACCTCCTAACAACCTAACCGAACTGCAAACTACTTAAAGGCTTACCTAATTACGGCTAATAGACACTACATTATCGCGCTTACGCACAAGGAGAGGCTACGTTTCATCGCCTGGGCGACGCCATCCTCCGATACTATTAGGATAGCCGATAATTATTTTATTTGATTCAATAGTTACCTGTAGAGAAGTAATTTCTACTTATAGTAGAATAGTAGCTATGTCTGTATAAGCCACAAGGTGCGCCATGCTCTCATTGTCCGATAGAAACCTCGAACAACGCACCCTCGTAATCATGTCGGCCAGGCCGTATGTCTCTGCGGAGTACCTCAGGACGGCGGCCTCGCGCGGAGCCAAGAAATTTAGCCTAGCGGCCGTTTACAAGGTCCTGCACAAGCTGCAAGCCTCAGGAGTTGTTGTCAAATCAGGCACGCGCTACAGCTTTAGTTTGCGTTGGGTCTTTGAGATGTTTACCTACGCGGATAAGCTAGCCGCTACGTATTTCTCTGAAGAGTATCTAAAAACGCTGTTGCCTCAGCGCGGAAAGAAGCTCTCGTGGAAGTTTTCTGAGCTATCTCGCTGTAATGAATTTTGGAACCAGCTATTGCTGGCGCTGCTTAAACACACACCCGCAGCCAATGTTTTTTCCTGGGTGCCGTATCCCTGGTTTGTGTTTTTGCATAACGACAGGGAGTCACGCTTGCAGCAGGCGTTTAGAATGAGTGGACGGCGATTTTATACCAGTTTCGGGGATGGCGGACATCTAGAGCAGGAGGTCAGAAAGGTATACGGGCATAGTAATCAGATCATTTCATTTTCAGAGGGCCCACTCAGTCGTCAGTATAGCAAATACGTTGACGTCGTCTCAGACTACGTCCTTACAGTTGCCCTCGATGCAGAAACAGAGAAGCGGGTCGCAAAGATCTTCTCTGGCTCAAAACGAGCAGCTTCGCGTAATTCCGCCCATAACCTAGAGGCGCTAGTTAAAAGATGTGCCGTTTCTATTACTCTTGAATTCAGCCCGAAGAAGGCTAAGGCCATTCGGCGACAACTTGCGGAGTTCTTTGGAGTTAGTGAA
Encoded proteins:
- a CDS encoding saccharopine dehydrogenase NADP-binding domain-containing protein: MAKVIFKGSILVIGCGSVSQCTLPLLPQLLDVPYEHITVIDFVDNRARIKELLERGVTYVQQRITPDNLVEILGQYLKAGDILIDLAWNIETLEMLEWCRERSVLFINTSVEKWDPYADRARQDPRNYTLYRRQMELRALVQKWGSNNGPSAIVDHGANPGLVSHFTKHALIGITQKLLECKPHDPRVQDLKAALAAKDFKRMARLAQVQVIHISERDSQDSSVPRRVNEFVNTWSIEGLYEEGVAPAEMGWGTHEKSLPPGAVVFEDGPCNQICLSSLGMNTFARSWVPSGPILGMVIRHGEAFGISDHLTVWEGNRAVYRPTVHYVYCPSDAAIASLYELRMRQYKLQSDQRILSDEIISGQDELGVLLMGHDFKSWWTGSILDIEEARRLVPHQNATTVQVAISVIAAVLWMLKNPTRGFCLPDDIDHEEILEISRPFLGKMVSEPIDWTPLDNIDTTFTNFGAQTPKVEDCWQFSTFQRGSGL